Proteins co-encoded in one Enterobacter sp. R4-368 genomic window:
- the carB gene encoding carbamoyl-phosphate synthase large subunit codes for MPKRTDLKSILILGAGPIVIGQACEFDYSGAQACKALREEGYRVILVNSNPATIMTDPEMADATYIEPIHWEVVRKIIEKERPDAVLPTMGGQTALNCALELERQGVLEEFGVTMIGATADAIDKAEDRRRFDIAMKKIGLDTARSGIAHTMDEALAVAADVGYPCIIRPSFTMGGTGGGIAYNREEFEEICARGLDLSPTNELLIDESLIGWKEYEMEVVRDKNDNCIIVCSIENFDAMGIHTGDSITVAPAQTLTDKEYQIMRNASMAVLREIGVETGGSNVQFAVNPKNGRLIVIEMNPRVSRSSALASKATGFPIAKVAAKLAVGYTLDELMNDITGGRTPASFEPSIDYVVTKIPRFNFEKFVGANDRLTTQMKSVGEVMAIGRTQQESMQKALRGLEVGATGFDPKVSLEDPEALTKIRRELKDAGAERIWYIADAFRAGLSVDGVFNLTNIDRWFLVQIEELVRLEEQVASVGINGLDADFLRTLKRKGFADARLAKLVGVREAEIRKLRDQYNLHPVYKRVDTCAAEFATDTAYMYSTYEEECEANPNHDREKIMVLGGGPNRIGQGIEFDYCCVHASLALREDGYETIMVNCNPETVSTDYDTSDRLYFEPVTFEDVLEIVRIEKPKGVIVQYGGQTPLKLARALEAAGVPVIGTSPDAIDRAEDRERFQHAVERLKLKQPANATVTALEQAVEKAKEITYPLVVRPSYVLGGRAMEIVYDEIDLRRYFMTAVSVSNDAPVLLDKFLDDAVEVDVDAICDGESVLIGGIMEHIEQAGVHSGDSACSLPAYTLSQEIQDVMRQQVQKLAFELQVRGLMNVQFAVKDNEVYLIEVNPRAARTVPFVSKATGLPLAKVAARVMTGKTLAQQGHTKEIIPPYYSVKEVVLPFNKFPGVDPLLGPEMRSTGEVMGVGRTFAEAFAKAQLGSNSTMKKQGRALLSVREGDKERVVDLAAKLLKQGFELDATHGTAIVLGEAGINPRLVNKVHEGRPHIQDRIKNGEYTYIINTTAGRQAIEDSKLIRRSALQYKVHYDTTLNGGFATAMALNADATEKVISVQEMHAQISK; via the coding sequence ATGCCAAAACGTACAGACCTAAAAAGCATCCTGATCCTTGGCGCTGGTCCGATTGTTATCGGCCAGGCATGTGAATTTGACTACTCTGGCGCACAAGCGTGTAAAGCGCTGCGTGAAGAGGGTTACCGCGTCATTCTGGTGAACTCCAACCCGGCGACCATTATGACCGACCCGGAGATGGCCGATGCGACCTATATCGAGCCGATCCACTGGGAAGTGGTACGCAAAATTATCGAAAAAGAGCGTCCGGATGCCGTTCTGCCGACCATGGGCGGCCAGACCGCGCTGAACTGCGCGCTGGAACTGGAACGCCAGGGCGTGCTGGAAGAGTTCGGCGTCACCATGATTGGCGCGACTGCCGATGCGATTGATAAAGCGGAAGACCGCCGTCGCTTCGACATTGCGATGAAAAAAATCGGCCTCGACACGGCGCGTTCCGGTATCGCGCATACCATGGATGAAGCGCTGGCGGTGGCGGCTGATGTTGGTTATCCGTGCATTATTCGCCCCTCCTTTACCATGGGCGGCACCGGTGGCGGTATCGCGTATAACCGCGAAGAGTTCGAAGAGATTTGCGCCCGCGGGCTGGATCTCTCGCCGACCAATGAGCTGCTGATTGATGAGTCGCTGATTGGCTGGAAAGAGTACGAGATGGAAGTGGTGCGCGATAAAAACGACAACTGCATCATTGTCTGCTCGATTGAAAACTTCGACGCCATGGGCATTCATACCGGTGACTCCATCACCGTAGCTCCTGCGCAAACGCTGACCGACAAAGAGTACCAAATCATGCGTAACGCCTCGATGGCGGTGCTGCGTGAAATCGGCGTTGAAACCGGCGGTTCGAACGTACAGTTCGCGGTAAACCCGAAAAATGGTCGTCTGATTGTTATCGAAATGAACCCGCGTGTATCGCGTTCTTCGGCGCTGGCGTCGAAAGCGACCGGTTTCCCGATTGCGAAAGTCGCGGCGAAACTGGCGGTGGGCTACACGCTGGATGAACTGATGAACGATATCACCGGCGGGCGTACCCCGGCCTCGTTCGAACCGTCTATCGACTATGTTGTGACCAAAATTCCGCGCTTCAACTTCGAGAAATTTGTGGGCGCGAATGACCGTCTGACCACGCAGATGAAATCTGTTGGTGAAGTGATGGCGATTGGTCGTACCCAGCAGGAATCGATGCAGAAAGCGCTGCGCGGCCTGGAAGTGGGCGCGACCGGTTTCGACCCGAAAGTCAGCCTTGAGGACCCGGAAGCCCTGACGAAAATCCGTCGCGAGCTGAAAGACGCAGGCGCTGAGCGTATCTGGTATATCGCCGATGCGTTCCGTGCGGGCTTGTCTGTTGATGGCGTGTTCAACCTGACCAATATCGACCGCTGGTTCCTGGTGCAAATCGAAGAGCTGGTGCGCCTGGAAGAGCAGGTGGCAAGCGTGGGGATCAACGGTCTCGACGCTGACTTCCTGCGTACCCTGAAGCGTAAAGGTTTTGCCGATGCGCGCCTGGCAAAACTGGTCGGCGTGCGCGAAGCGGAAATCCGTAAGCTGCGCGATCAGTACAATCTGCACCCGGTCTATAAACGTGTGGATACCTGTGCGGCGGAATTTGCGACCGATACCGCTTACATGTACTCCACGTACGAAGAAGAGTGCGAAGCCAATCCGAACCATGATCGCGAAAAAATCATGGTGCTCGGCGGTGGGCCAAACCGTATCGGCCAGGGCATTGAGTTCGACTACTGCTGCGTACATGCGTCGCTAGCGCTGCGCGAAGATGGTTACGAGACCATCATGGTCAACTGTAACCCGGAAACCGTGTCGACCGATTACGACACGTCTGACCGTCTCTACTTCGAACCGGTTACTTTCGAAGACGTGCTGGAAATTGTGCGTATCGAAAAACCGAAAGGCGTTATCGTGCAGTACGGCGGCCAGACACCGCTGAAACTGGCGCGCGCGCTGGAAGCCGCCGGTGTGCCGGTGATTGGCACCAGCCCGGATGCTATCGACCGTGCGGAAGACCGCGAGCGCTTCCAGCACGCCGTTGAACGCCTGAAACTGAAACAGCCAGCTAACGCTACGGTTACCGCGCTGGAGCAGGCGGTTGAAAAAGCGAAAGAGATCACTTACCCGCTGGTGGTGCGTCCTTCTTACGTCCTCGGCGGTCGCGCCATGGAAATCGTCTATGACGAAATCGACCTGCGCCGCTACTTTATGACCGCGGTCAGCGTTTCCAACGACGCGCCGGTGCTGCTGGACAAGTTCCTCGACGACGCGGTGGAAGTGGATGTCGATGCGATTTGCGACGGCGAAAGCGTGCTGATTGGCGGCATCATGGAGCATATCGAACAGGCGGGCGTGCACTCCGGTGACTCCGCATGTTCACTGCCTGCTTACACCCTGAGCCAGGAAATCCAGGATGTGATGCGCCAGCAAGTGCAGAAACTGGCGTTTGAATTGCAGGTTCGCGGTCTGATGAACGTGCAATTTGCGGTGAAAGATAACGAAGTTTATCTGATTGAGGTCAACCCGCGTGCCGCGCGTACCGTGCCGTTCGTCTCCAAAGCCACCGGCTTGCCGCTGGCAAAAGTGGCGGCGCGCGTGATGACCGGCAAAACGCTGGCTCAGCAAGGCCACACCAAAGAGATTATCCCGCCGTACTACTCGGTAAAAGAAGTGGTGCTGCCGTTTAACAAGTTCCCGGGCGTTGACCCACTGTTAGGGCCGGAAATGCGCTCTACCGGTGAGGTGATGGGTGTGGGACGTACCTTTGCCGAAGCCTTCGCCAAAGCGCAACTGGGCAGTAACTCGACCATGAAAAAACAGGGTCGCGCGCTGCTGTCAGTACGCGAAGGGGATAAAGAGCGCGTGGTGGATCTCGCCGCGAAGCTGCTGAAACAGGGTTTTGAACTGGATGCGACCCACGGCACGGCGATTGTGCTGGGTGAAGCGGGCATTAACCCACGTCTGGTGAATAAGGTGCATGAAGGTCGCCCGCACATTCAGGATCGTATCAAGAATGGCGAATACACCTACATCATCAACACCACGGCGGGGCGTCAGGCGATTGAGGATTCCAAGCTGATTCGCCGTAGCGCACTACAGTATAAAGTGCACTACGACACCACGCTGAACGGCGGCTTTGCTACCGCGATGGCGCTGAATGCCGATGCCACAGAAAAAGTGATTTCCGTGCAGGAAATGCACGCGCAGATTAGCAAATAA
- a CDS encoding YgdI/YgdR family lipoprotein, with protein MRTKLLMTSIFTAAALFTVAGCSSNQAVRTTDGRTIVTDGKPQVDKDTGLVSYKNAETGKTEQINRDQVKNMSELDN; from the coding sequence ATGCGAACTAAACTTCTGATGACCTCGATTTTTACTGCAGCAGCACTGTTTACCGTTGCCGGGTGTTCCTCCAACCAGGCGGTACGCACCACTGATGGCCGCACCATTGTGACCGACGGCAAACCGCAGGTGGATAAAGACACCGGGCTGGTTTCTTATAAAAATGCAGAAACCGGAAAAACCGAGCAGATTAACCGCGATCAGGTGAAAAACATGAGCGAACTGGATAACTAA
- the kefF gene encoding glutathione-regulated potassium-efflux system oxidoreductase KefF has product MILIIYAHPYPQHSHANKRMIEQAGTLEDVEIRSLYELYPDFNIDVAAEQEAISRADLVIWQHPMQWYSVPPLFKLWLDKVLAHGWAYGHGGTALHGKSVLWAVTTGGGDNHFDIGSHPGFDVLSQPLQATALYCGMNWLTPFAVHCTFICDDETLQAQARHYKQRLLEWQEVQYG; this is encoded by the coding sequence ATGATCCTCATAATTTATGCCCATCCTTATCCGCAGCATTCGCATGCGAATAAGCGCATGATTGAGCAGGCAGGGACGCTGGAAGACGTTGAAATACGTTCTCTGTACGAACTCTATCCTGACTTCAATATTGACGTCGCCGCCGAGCAGGAGGCGATTTCCCGTGCCGATTTGGTTATCTGGCAACATCCGATGCAGTGGTACAGTGTGCCGCCATTATTCAAACTCTGGCTGGATAAAGTGCTGGCGCACGGCTGGGCGTATGGCCACGGTGGCACGGCGCTTCACGGCAAAAGCGTGTTGTGGGCGGTGACGACGGGGGGGGGCGACAACCATTTTGATATCGGCTCGCATCCCGGTTTTGATGTACTTTCCCAGCCGCTGCAGGCGACAGCGCTTTATTGCGGGATGAACTGGCTGACGCCTTTTGCTGTGCACTGTACGTTTATTTGCGACGATGAAACGCTGCAGGCGCAGGCGCGCCATTACAAACAACGTTTACTGGAGTGGCAGGAGGTGCAGTATGGATAG
- the kefC gene encoding glutathione-regulated potassium-efflux system protein KefC encodes MDSHSLIQALIYLGSAALIVPIAMRLGLGSVLGYLIAGGIIGPWGLRLVTDAESILHFAEIGVVLMLFVIGLELDPQRLWKLRASVFGGGALQMASCGLLLGGFCALLGLPWPVAVLIGLTLALSSTAIAMQAMNERNLTISQMGRSAFSVLLFQDIAAIPLVAMIPLLAASGGAMTLSAFALSALKVVAALTLVVLIGRYVARPALRFVARSGLREVFCAVALFLVFGFGLLLEEAGLSMAMGAFLAGVLLASSEYRHALESDIEPFKGLLLGLFFIGVGMSIDFGTLVTHPLRILLLLVGFLVIKSAVLWLIARPLRVPGKQRLWFAALLGQGSEFAFVVFGTAQTAQVLDSEWAKALTLTVALSMAATPLLLVLLARLEASGSQQEREADEIDEEDARVIIAGFGRFGQIAGRLLLSSGVKMVVLDHDPDHIETLRKFGMKVFYGDATRVDLLESAGAGRAEVLINAIDDPQASLQLTELAKEHFPDLRIIARARDVDHYIRLRQAGVEKPERETFEAALKTGRLALEGLGLGSYEARERADHFRRFNTSMVEEMAQVENDTQARAAVFKRTSAMLTEIISEDRAHLSLTQRHGWQGTEEGRHTGDPADEPAVKPQA; translated from the coding sequence ATGGATAGCCATTCGTTAATTCAGGCGCTGATCTATCTCGGATCGGCGGCGCTGATCGTGCCGATCGCCATGCGCCTGGGGCTGGGATCGGTGCTTGGCTATCTGATTGCCGGGGGCATTATTGGCCCATGGGGATTGCGGCTGGTAACCGACGCGGAATCTATCCTCCATTTTGCAGAAATCGGCGTCGTACTGATGCTGTTTGTGATTGGCCTTGAACTCGATCCACAGCGTTTATGGAAACTGCGTGCGTCGGTGTTTGGCGGTGGTGCGCTGCAAATGGCCAGTTGTGGATTGTTACTCGGCGGGTTTTGCGCGCTGCTCGGGCTCCCGTGGCCGGTCGCGGTGTTAATCGGTCTGACGCTGGCGTTGTCATCAACGGCGATTGCCATGCAGGCGATGAATGAGCGCAACCTTACGATATCGCAAATGGGGCGCAGCGCCTTTTCCGTGTTGTTGTTCCAGGATATCGCCGCCATCCCGTTGGTGGCGATGATCCCTTTGCTGGCTGCCAGCGGTGGGGCGATGACGCTCAGCGCCTTCGCGCTTTCGGCGCTGAAAGTTGTTGCCGCGCTGACACTGGTGGTGCTGATCGGGCGCTATGTTGCTCGCCCGGCGCTGCGCTTCGTGGCGCGATCCGGTTTGCGGGAAGTGTTCTGCGCCGTGGCGCTGTTCCTGGTCTTCGGTTTCGGCTTATTGCTGGAAGAGGCGGGGTTGTCGATGGCGATGGGCGCGTTTCTTGCCGGTGTGTTGCTTGCCAGCTCCGAGTATCGTCATGCGCTGGAAAGCGATATTGAGCCCTTTAAAGGCCTGCTGCTCGGGCTGTTTTTTATCGGTGTGGGAATGTCGATCGACTTCGGCACGCTGGTGACGCATCCGCTGCGCATCTTACTGCTGCTGGTCGGTTTTTTGGTGATCAAAAGCGCGGTGCTGTGGCTGATTGCTCGTCCGTTGCGTGTGCCTGGCAAGCAGCGGTTGTGGTTTGCCGCCCTGCTGGGGCAAGGGAGTGAGTTCGCCTTTGTGGTGTTTGGCACCGCGCAAACGGCACAGGTGCTGGATAGCGAATGGGCGAAAGCGCTAACCCTGACGGTCGCGCTGTCGATGGCCGCAACGCCGCTGTTACTGGTGCTGTTGGCCCGTCTTGAAGCATCCGGTAGTCAGCAGGAGCGCGAAGCGGATGAAATCGACGAGGAAGACGCGCGGGTCATTATTGCCGGGTTCGGACGTTTCGGGCAGATCGCCGGGCGTTTGTTGCTCTCCAGCGGCGTGAAGATGGTGGTTCTGGATCACGATCCCGATCATATTGAAACGCTGCGTAAATTCGGCATGAAGGTGTTTTATGGCGATGCGACACGCGTTGATTTGCTGGAATCTGCCGGTGCCGGACGGGCAGAAGTATTAATTAATGCCATCGACGATCCGCAGGCCAGCCTACAATTAACGGAGCTGGCAAAAGAGCATTTCCCGGATCTGCGCATTATTGCCCGTGCCCGCGACGTCGATCACTACATTCGCTTGCGCCAGGCCGGTGTCGAGAAACCGGAGCGTGAAACCTTCGAAGCAGCGCTGAAAACGGGAAGGCTGGCGCTGGAAGGTTTGGGACTGGGTTCATATGAAGCGCGTGAACGCGCCGATCATTTCCGCCGCTTCAACACCTCAATGGTGGAAGAGATGGCGCAGGTGGAAAACGATACGCAGGCGCGTGCGGCGGTGTTTAAACGCACCAGTGCGATGCTGACGGAAATCATTTCGGAAGACAGAGCGCATCTGTCATTAACCCAGCGCCACGGCTGGCAGGGTACGGAAGAGGGGCGTCATACTGGCGATCCCGCAGACGAACCAGCGGTTAAACCGCAAGCGTAA
- the folA gene encoding type 3 dihydrofolate reductase, whose product MISLIAALAVDRVIGMENAMPWNLPADLAWFKRNTLNKPVVMGRLTWESIGRPLPGRKNIVISSQPGTDDRVQWVKSVDEAIAQCDGAEEIMVIGGGRVYEQFLPKAQRLYLTHIDAEVEGDTHFPDYDPDDWDSVFSEFHDADAQNSHSYCFEILERR is encoded by the coding sequence ATGATCAGTCTGATTGCGGCGTTGGCAGTGGATCGCGTCATCGGCATGGAGAATGCGATGCCGTGGAACTTACCTGCCGATCTCGCCTGGTTTAAACGCAATACGTTAAACAAACCGGTAGTGATGGGTCGCCTGACGTGGGAATCCATCGGTCGTCCGCTGCCGGGTCGTAAGAATATCGTGATCAGTAGCCAGCCGGGCACTGATGATCGCGTGCAGTGGGTGAAGTCCGTTGATGAAGCGATTGCACAATGCGATGGTGCTGAAGAGATCATGGTGATTGGCGGTGGTCGTGTTTACGAGCAGTTTCTGCCGAAAGCGCAGCGTTTGTACCTGACACACATTGATGCGGAAGTGGAAGGTGATACCCATTTCCCGGATTACGATCCGGACGACTGGGATTCCGTGTTCAGTGAGTTCCACGACGCGGACGCGCAGAATTCTCACAGTTACTGTTTCGAGATCCTTGAGCGCCGTTAA
- the apaH gene encoding bis(5'-nucleosyl)-tetraphosphatase (symmetrical) ApaH — translation MSTYLIGDVHGCYDELVALLKQVEFSPGQDTLWLTGDLVARGPGSLEVLRFVKSLGDSVRLVLGNHDLHLLAVYAGISRNKPKDRLNPLLEAHDADELINWLRRQPLLQIDEEKKLVMAHAGITPQWDMETTRHCARDIEAVLASDSYPLFLDAMYGDLPNHWTPELSGLARLRFITNAFTRMRYCFPNGQLDMYCKDIPEHAPAPLKPWFSIPGPVAQEYSIAFGHWASLEGAGTPEGIYALDTGCCWGGVLTCLRWEDKQYFTQASNRQMDLGDGEAIAS, via the coding sequence ATGTCTACATACCTTATTGGTGACGTTCATGGTTGCTACGATGAACTCGTCGCGCTGTTAAAACAGGTTGAGTTTTCACCTGGGCAGGACACTTTATGGCTGACGGGCGATCTGGTCGCGCGCGGCCCTGGCTCGCTTGAGGTATTGCGCTTCGTCAAATCACTCGGTGACAGCGTTCGTCTGGTACTGGGTAACCACGATTTGCACCTGCTCGCCGTTTACGCTGGCATCAGCCGCAACAAGCCCAAAGACCGGCTTAATCCGCTACTCGAAGCGCACGACGCTGATGAGTTGATTAACTGGCTGCGCCGCCAGCCGCTGCTGCAAATCGACGAAGAGAAAAAACTGGTGATGGCGCACGCCGGGATCACCCCGCAGTGGGATATGGAAACCACCCGCCACTGCGCGCGCGATATTGAAGCGGTGCTGGCGAGCGACTCTTATCCACTCTTTCTCGACGCTATGTACGGCGATCTGCCGAACCACTGGACGCCTGAGCTCAGCGGTCTTGCCCGCCTGCGCTTTATCACCAATGCGTTTACGCGCATGCGCTATTGCTTCCCGAACGGGCAACTCGATATGTACTGCAAAGACATTCCCGAGCACGCCCCCGCGCCGCTAAAACCGTGGTTTTCGATTCCGGGACCGGTGGCGCAAGAATACAGCATTGCCTTTGGTCACTGGGCATCACTGGAAGGCGCAGGGACGCCTGAAGGCATCTACGCGCTGGATACGGGCTGCTGCTGGGGCGGCGTGCTGACCTGCCTGCGCTGGGAAGATAAACAGTACTTCACCCAGGCGTCGAATCGTCAGATGGATTTGGGCGATGGCGAGGCGATTGCCTCCTGA
- the apaG gene encoding Co2+/Mg2+ efflux protein ApaG: protein MINSPRVCVQVQSIYIESQSAPDDERYVFAYTITIRNLGRTPVQLLKRYWLITNGNGRATEVQGEGVVGVQPHIEPGGEYQYTSGAVIETPLGTMQGHYEMIDAQGETFRIAIPVFRLAVPTLIH from the coding sequence ATGATCAATTCGCCCCGAGTTTGTGTCCAGGTACAAAGCATTTACATCGAGTCTCAGTCCGCTCCCGACGATGAACGCTATGTTTTCGCTTACACCATTACCATCCGGAACCTGGGGCGAACCCCTGTCCAGTTGCTCAAGCGCTACTGGCTTATCACCAACGGAAATGGCCGCGCAACGGAAGTTCAGGGCGAAGGTGTGGTTGGCGTACAGCCGCACATTGAGCCTGGCGGCGAATATCAATATACCAGCGGCGCGGTAATTGAAACGCCACTGGGCACTATGCAAGGCCATTACGAAATGATCGATGCGCAGGGAGAAACCTTCCGCATCGCTATCCCGGTCTTCCGACTCGCCGTCCCAACATTGATCCATTAA
- the rsmA gene encoding 16S rRNA (adenine(1518)-N(6)/adenine(1519)-N(6))-dimethyltransferase RsmA, producing MNTRVHQGHLARKRFGQNFLHDQFVIDSIVSAINPQKGQAMVEIGPGLGALTEPVGERLDKLTVIELDRDLAARLQTHPFLAPKLTIYQQDAMTMDFGELSKTIGQPLRVFGNLPYNISTPLMFHLFSYTDAIADMHFMLQKEVVNRLVAGPNSKAYGRLSVMAQYYCQVIPVLEVPPTAFAPPPKVDSAVVRLVPHAQLPHPVKEIRTLSRITTEAFNQRRKTIRNSLGNVFTVEVLASLGIDPAMRAENISVAQYCQLANYLTENAPPKES from the coding sequence ATGAATACTCGCGTCCATCAGGGCCACTTAGCCCGCAAACGCTTCGGGCAAAACTTTCTCCACGACCAGTTCGTGATCGACAGCATTGTCTCGGCCATCAACCCGCAAAAGGGTCAGGCTATGGTCGAAATCGGCCCAGGCCTTGGCGCGCTCACCGAACCGGTGGGCGAACGTCTGGATAAATTAACGGTCATCGAGCTTGACCGCGATCTGGCTGCCCGCCTGCAAACACATCCGTTCCTTGCACCTAAACTGACTATTTATCAGCAAGATGCAATGACCATGGATTTTGGCGAGCTCTCAAAAACGATCGGTCAGCCGCTGCGTGTTTTCGGTAACCTGCCGTATAACATCTCCACGCCGTTGATGTTCCATCTGTTTAGCTATACTGATGCCATTGCCGATATGCACTTTATGCTGCAAAAAGAGGTGGTGAATCGTCTGGTTGCGGGGCCAAACAGTAAGGCGTATGGTCGATTAAGCGTGATGGCGCAGTACTACTGCCAGGTTATTCCGGTGCTGGAAGTACCGCCCACTGCGTTTGCCCCGCCGCCAAAAGTGGATTCTGCTGTGGTTCGTCTGGTGCCGCACGCTCAATTACCGCATCCGGTGAAAGAGATCCGCACGCTGAGCCGCATTACCACCGAAGCGTTTAACCAGCGTCGTAAAACCATTCGCAACAGCCTCGGCAACGTCTTTACCGTTGAAGTGCTGGCGTCGTTAGGTATCGATCCGGCGATGCGCGCGGAAAATATTTCTGTAGCGCAATATTGCCAGTTAGCGAACTACCTGACAGAGAATGCGCCGCCGAAGGAGAGTTAA
- the pdxA gene encoding 4-hydroxythreonine-4-phosphate dehydrogenase PdxA, with amino-acid sequence MKTQRVVITPGEPAGIGPDLVVQLAQRDWPVELVICADATLLTDRASLLGLPLQLRGYDPTAAAVPQQAGTLTLLPVPLHTPVTAGVLNTLNGSYVVETLARACDGCLSGEFAALITGPVHKGVINDSGTPFTGHTEFFEERSHAAKVVMMLATEELRVALATTHLPIKAVADAITPDLLREVIGILHTDLQQKFGITQPHILVCGLNPHAGEGGHMGTEEIDTIIPVLNEMRAQSMNLSGPLPADTLFQPKYLDNADAVLAMYHDQGLPVLKYQGFGRGVNITLGLPFIRTSVDHGTALELAGKGTADVGSFITALNLAIKMIVNTQ; translated from the coding sequence ATGAAAACACAGCGTGTCGTTATCACTCCCGGCGAACCCGCCGGGATTGGCCCGGATCTGGTAGTGCAACTCGCCCAGCGCGACTGGCCGGTTGAACTGGTTATCTGTGCAGACGCAACGCTGCTGACCGACCGGGCCTCGCTGCTCGGTCTACCACTTCAGCTGCGCGGTTACGATCCAACGGCCGCCGCAGTACCGCAACAAGCAGGCACATTAACGCTGTTGCCTGTTCCTCTGCATACGCCCGTCACCGCAGGCGTACTTAATACGCTTAACGGTTCTTACGTTGTAGAAACGCTTGCCCGCGCCTGCGACGGCTGCCTGAGTGGCGAATTTGCCGCGCTGATTACCGGCCCGGTGCATAAAGGGGTGATTAACGATTCAGGGACGCCGTTTACCGGACATACGGAGTTTTTCGAAGAACGCTCTCACGCCGCCAAAGTGGTGATGATGCTGGCAACCGAAGAGCTACGCGTGGCGCTGGCGACCACACACTTGCCTATCAAAGCCGTGGCCGACGCCATTACGCCTGATTTGCTGCGGGAAGTGATCGGCATTCTGCACACGGATCTGCAGCAGAAGTTCGGTATCACCCAACCGCATATTCTGGTCTGCGGCCTGAACCCACATGCCGGTGAAGGCGGTCATATGGGAACGGAAGAGATTGATACCATCATTCCGGTGCTCAATGAAATGCGCGCGCAGAGTATGAATTTAAGCGGTCCGCTGCCGGCCGACACGCTTTTTCAGCCCAAATACCTTGATAATGCCGACGCCGTACTGGCGATGTACCACGATCAGGGTCTGCCCGTGCTAAAATACCAGGGCTTTGGCCGCGGCGTGAACATTACCCTCGGTTTACCCTTTATTCGCACATCCGTCGACCACGGCACCGCGCTTGAACTCGCGGGCAAAGGCACAGCGGATGTCGGCAGTTTTATTACGGCGCTTAATCTCGCCATCAAAATGATTGTTAATACTCAATGA